Proteins found in one Allorhizobium pseudoryzae genomic segment:
- the atpA gene encoding F0F1 ATP synthase subunit alpha, which produces MDIRAAEISAILKDQIKNFGQEAEVSEVGQVLSVGDGIARVYGLDNVQAGEMVEFPGGIRGMALNLESDNVGVVIFGSDRDIKEGDTVKRTGAIVDVPVGPELLGRVVDALGNPIDGKGPINASRRSRVDVKAPGIIPRKSVHEPMSTGLKAIDALIPVGRGQRELVIGDRQTGKTAIILDAFLNQKAIHDNGPDNDKLFCVYVAIGQKRSTVAQFVKVLEERGALPYSIVIAATASDPAPMQYLAPFAGCAMGEYFRDNGQHALIAYDDLSKQAVAYRQMSLLLRRPPGREAYPGDVFYLHSRLLERAAKLSDERGAGSLTALPVIETQGNDVSAFIPTNVISITDGQIFLETDLFYQGIRPAVNVGLSVSRVGSAAQIKAMKQVAGSIKGELAQYREMAAFAQFGSDLDASTQRLLNRGARLTELLKQPQFSPLKTEEQVSVIFAGVNGYLDKLPVAQVGKFEQGLLNYLRTEGKAILDAIRTEKQLSDDTRAKLKSALDAFSKTFA; this is translated from the coding sequence ATGGATATCCGCGCCGCGGAAATTTCCGCAATTCTCAAAGATCAAATCAAGAACTTCGGCCAGGAGGCTGAGGTTTCCGAAGTCGGCCAGGTTCTCTCCGTTGGTGACGGTATCGCCCGCGTCTACGGTCTGGACAATGTTCAGGCCGGTGAAATGGTCGAGTTCCCGGGCGGCATCCGCGGCATGGCCCTCAACCTCGAATCCGACAATGTCGGCGTGGTTATCTTCGGCTCCGACCGTGACATCAAGGAAGGCGACACCGTCAAGCGGACTGGCGCCATCGTGGACGTTCCGGTTGGTCCGGAACTGCTCGGCCGCGTCGTCGATGCGCTCGGCAACCCGATCGACGGCAAGGGTCCGATCAATGCTTCGCGCCGTTCGCGCGTTGACGTGAAGGCGCCCGGCATCATTCCGCGCAAGTCGGTTCATGAGCCGATGTCGACCGGCCTCAAGGCCATCGACGCCCTGATCCCGGTTGGCCGTGGCCAGCGCGAGCTCGTCATCGGCGACCGCCAGACCGGCAAGACCGCCATCATTCTCGATGCCTTCCTTAACCAGAAGGCCATTCACGACAATGGTCCGGACAACGACAAGCTGTTCTGCGTCTACGTCGCCATCGGCCAGAAGCGTTCTACGGTTGCCCAGTTCGTGAAGGTGCTCGAAGAGCGCGGCGCGCTGCCGTACTCGATCGTGATTGCCGCCACGGCCTCCGATCCGGCGCCGATGCAGTATCTTGCTCCGTTCGCCGGTTGCGCGATGGGCGAATACTTCCGCGACAACGGCCAGCACGCCCTGATCGCTTATGACGATCTGTCCAAGCAGGCTGTTGCTTACCGCCAGATGTCGCTCCTGCTGCGCCGCCCGCCGGGCCGCGAAGCTTACCCGGGCGACGTTTTCTACCTGCACTCGCGTCTCCTCGAGCGCGCTGCCAAGCTCTCCGACGAGCGCGGCGCCGGTTCGCTGACGGCTCTGCCGGTCATCGAAACCCAGGGTAACGACGTTTCGGCCTTCATTCCGACCAACGTAATTTCGATCACCGACGGCCAGATCTTCCTCGAAACCGACCTGTTCTACCAGGGCATCCGCCCGGCCGTGAACGTGGGTCTCTCGGTTTCGCGCGTTGGTTCTGCCGCTCAGATCAAGGCGATGAAGCAGGTTGCCGGCTCGATCAAGGGTGAACTGGCGCAGTACCGCGAAATGGCGGCCTTTGCCCAGTTCGGCTCCGACCTTGACGCCTCCACGCAGCGCCTGCTCAACCGCGGTGCCCGCCTGACCGAACTCCTGAAGCAGCCGCAGTTCTCGCCGCTGAAGACGGAAGAGCAGGTTTCGGTGATCTTCGCCGGCGTCAACGGCTATCTCGACAAGCTTCCGGTCGCTCAGGTCGGTAAGTTCGAACAGGGCCTGCTGAACTACCTGCGTACCGAAGGCAAGGCGATCCTCGACGCGATCCGCACCGAAAAGCAACTCTCGGACGATACCCGTGCGAAGCTGAAGTCGGCTCTGGACGCATTCTCCAAGACCTTCGCCTGA
- a CDS encoding F0F1 ATP synthase subunit delta — translation MPVADTSQQTSGVAERYALSLFELALEANVLDQVRADLDGFQVMIDESDDLKRLIASPVFSADEQSRAVSALADKAGIKGIVANFLKVVAGNRRLFALPGMIRAYREILARHRGEVTAEVTSAHALSSAQEDELKSALKGVTGKDVAIDVSVDPSILGGLIVKVGSRQIDTSLRTKLSTLKLALKEVG, via the coding sequence GTGCCCGTGGCAGACACATCCCAGCAGACATCCGGCGTAGCGGAACGTTATGCTCTCTCGCTTTTTGAGCTGGCGCTCGAAGCGAATGTCCTTGATCAGGTGCGCGCCGATCTTGATGGCTTCCAGGTCATGATCGATGAAAGCGACGACCTGAAGCGACTGATCGCGAGCCCGGTGTTTTCGGCAGACGAGCAGTCGCGCGCGGTTTCGGCTCTCGCCGACAAGGCCGGCATCAAGGGCATCGTCGCAAATTTCCTCAAGGTTGTTGCCGGCAATCGCCGCCTGTTCGCGCTGCCGGGCATGATCCGCGCCTACCGCGAGATCCTTGCTCGCCATCGTGGCGAAGTTACCGCCGAGGTTACCTCGGCCCATGCGCTGTCTTCGGCGCAGGAAGATGAACTGAAGTCGGCGCTGAAGGGCGTAACCGGCAAGGACGTCGCCATCGACGTGTCTGTCGACCCTTCGATCCTCGGTGGTCTGATCGTCAAGGTCGGCTCCCGTCAGATCGATACGTCTCTCCGCACCAAACTTTCCACCCTTAAGCTTGCACTGAAAGAGGTTGGCTGA